In a single window of the Thunnus thynnus chromosome 9, fThuThy2.1, whole genome shotgun sequence genome:
- the si:ch211-276i12.4 gene encoding knob-associated histidine-rich protein encodes MEKFFKPVHSPSAPDEIKLKKHHHHHHHHHHHDPQSHRYTMFDDTDRNTDESHGHHRHHQHGHYVHDSPHRDTHHRHQTRQFHHSEEDEILYNHDTPVTLSRASSSSLSSSSSSSSSSWYTEASVNDPFSLRHAERPQHSLSCSNISDVRRGFQEDDSSEPVVFATIKHGSTGTGCSQSHGSSQQRGKCGFSPLDRGHSRSEEGLLQGNESDQGGEQSRVPHMNYGPLYKTASLNRSLAFSEEDIVLGVSRGPKRAVSSSQLPSKGILKNRDPRGDIRKAKSMEVLSPRVAKGQDPSGQKGKGVNQAVVAQARANFVQGKLQFSAFLDEITKQVISPSDLNILGVNKDKTTGKSVASAQTHGPVKPQLPPKKHRESSGEEREQHPKQHSRQEKAARNSSRKQSDCSNPDKLISYGARNHHGSPPPSHYPNSASHNTHHGSNRKDRRPSPTGSSTSGDRYGRCGPHLTDGTSTSPEPIQPKQRHHRKHQTTTSHSPHPHTQHFPQPQPHQAHPGPGQRGPSNSPPSSAQGAGPGPGSESSSCKSDSSRTRDTASTATSHSSEQSGRHHSQHVGHSKQHRDTLCDTDHLQALQEENADLHQNLLQTVVCIESLEAELQRTRDELSHVKEKYKSLLETHTGTKQANNLLGEHLHIASESLSSERKYLLNRVSQLSSELEDAHRTIAALENINVPCLIKDLLEKHFDSAEAIQKFLTTPTPISHSATSLQGDNQSHAPKVEETAHDWLTKEAGPQRVTAFMPFKQGVPTTGTEGCHSGQHDASHSPPFSVAAISTAIYKKMADSYAARPQPLYPQCQQQPSQGTNHTDAPPNLPQAHVGGDSWGGKGGVEVTLLEQDVVDVTSMTAQQILDDFLQQLQAHTEAGGGKEQQGGQQWAEQAGKVAD; translated from the exons ATGGAGAAGTTTTTTAAGCCTGTTCACAGCCCCTCTGCCCCGGATGAGATCAAGCTGAAGAagcaccaccatcaccaccatcatcatcatcaccatgaCCCTCAGTCACACAG GTACACAATGTTTGATGACACCGACAGAAATACAGATGAAAGCCATGGGCACCACCGCCACCATCAACATGGTCACTATGTCCATGACAGCCCTCACCGTGACACCCACCATCGCCATCAAACACGGCAATTTCACCACAGCGAAGAGGATGAGATACTTTACAACCACGACACTCCTGTGACTCTTTCTAGggcctcttcctcttctctgtcttcatcctcttcctcctcctcttcctcctggtACACAGAGGCAAGTGTAAATGATCCCTTTTCTCTTCGTCACGCTGAGCGGCCACAGCATTCTTTGTCCTGCTCCAACATCTCAGATGTGCGCAGGGGTTTCCAGGAAGATGATAGCAGCGAGCCTGTTGTCTTTGCCACCATCAAACATGGCAGCACTGGCACTGGTTGTAGTCAGTCACATGGGAGCTCACAACAGAGGGGAAAGTGTGGTTTTTCTCCCCTTGACCGAGGTCACAGCAGGAGTGAAGAGGGCCTTCTGCAGGGTAATGAAAGTGATCAGGGAGGAGAACAATCCAGGGTACCCCACATGAACTATGGACCTCTGTATAAGACAGCTAGTTTGAACCGAAGCCTGGCTTTCAGTGAGGAGGACATTGTGTTAGGAGTCTCCAGAGGCCCAAAGAGAGCAGTGTCCTCCAGCCAGCTTCCCAGCAAAGGAATCCTCAAGAATAGGGACCCTCGTGGAGACATCCGCAAGGCGAAATCAATGGAGGTGTTGTCCCCAAGAGTTGCTAAAGGACAAGATCCTAGTGGACAGAAGGGGAAAGGGGTCAATCAAGCCGTGGTAGCGCAAGCCAGGGCAAATTTTGTGCAGGGAAAGTTGCAGTTTTCAGCCTTCCTGGATGAGATAACCAAACAAGTTATAAGTCCATCAGATCTCAACATCTTAGGTGtgaacaaagataaaacaaccGGCAAGAGCGTTGCCTCAGCCCAAACACATGGCCCAGTCAAGCCTCAGCTCCCACCTAAGAAGCACAGAGAGAGTTCAggtgaggagagggagcagcaTCCCAAACAGCACAGCCGACAGGAGAAAGCAGCTCGCAACAGCTCTCGGAAACAATCGGACTGCTCCAATCCTGATAAACTGATCTCATATGGGGCTAGGAACCACCATGGTAGCCCTCCACCTAGTCACTACCCCAACTCCGCCAGCCACAATACTCACCATGGTAGCAACCGTAAAGACAGGAGGCCGTCACCCACTGGCAGCTCCACGTCAGGGGACAGGTATGGCAGGTGTGGCCCTCATCTAACTGATGGAACCAGCACCAGCCCTGAACCCATCCAGCCCAAACAACGGCACCACCGCAAACACCAGACAACCACCTCTCACAGCCCACATCCTCATACCCAGCACTTCCCTCAGCCGCAGCCTCACCAGGCGCACCCTGGTCCTGGGCAACGAGGACCAAGCAACTCCCCTCCATCCTCAGCCCAGGGTGCAGGACCAGGCCCCGGATCTGAGTCTTCATCCTGTAAATCAGATTCATCCAGGACCAGAGATACAGCCTCCACAGCTACCAGTCATAGTTCAGAGCAGAGTGGTCGACACCATTCGCAGCATGTGGGGCACTCCAAACAACACAGG GACACGCTGTGTGACACTGACCACCTTCA GGCACTGCAGGAAGAGAATGCGGATCTTCACCAGAACTTGCTGCAGACGGTGGTCTGCATTGAGAGCCTGGAGGCAGAGTTGCAGAGAACCAGGGACGAGCTTAGTCATGTCAAGGAGAAGTATAAAAG CCTTTTGGAGACACACACTGGGACCAAGCAGGCCAATAATCTGCTGGGGGAGCACCTGCACATAGCG tCAGAGAGCCTGTCCAGTGAGAGGAAGTACCTGCTAAACCGCGTGTCCCAGCTGAGCTCAGAGCTGGAGGACGCCCACAGGACCATCGCTGCCCTGGAGAACATTAAT GTGCCGTGCTTGATAAAGGATTTATTGGAGAAGCACTTTGATTCAGCTGAGGCCATACAGAAGTTTCTGACAACTCCCACTCCGATCAGCCACTCTGCCACCTCTCTACAAGGAGACAACCAATCCCATGCTCCTAAAGTAGAAGAGACAGCACATGATTGGTTGACAAAAGAGGCAGGTCCACAGAGGGTCACAGCCTTCATGCCATTTAAACAGGGGGTGCCGACAACAGGAACTGAAGGCTGTCACTCAGGCCAGCACGATGCCAGCCACAGCCCACCTTTCTCTGTGGCAGCCATCAGCACTGCAATCTATAAGAAAATGGCTGACAGTTACGCTGCCAGACCACAACCTCTCTATCCCCAATGCCAACAGCAACCTTCCCAGGGCACTAACCATACCGATGCCCCCCCAAACCTCCCGCAGGCCCATGTGGGTGGTGACAGCTGGGGTGGGAAGGGAGGGGTAGAGGTTACGCTTTTGGAGCAGGATGTTGTGGATGTGACCTCCATGACAGCCCAGCAGATCCTGGATGatttcctgcagcagctgcaggccCATACGGAGGCTGGTGGAGGGAAGGAGCAGCAGGGCGGGCAGCAGTGGGCGGAACAAGCAGGCAAAGTGGCAGACTGA